In a genomic window of Spirosoma agri:
- a CDS encoding YbhB/YbcL family Raf kinase inhibitor-like protein, with translation MRIFTRILFGLLVLFGLFLIVMHFRAKSQRDDEEAYLTTLRKNITVASGSFPPNGDMPVNCSCRGSEASPELAWEGDLPDAESYVILATDYDVPTPTFPLFNLSHWVLYNLPASVHSLPEALTTEQMQLLGGKVGKNSSGSLKFIGPCPPAGRHAYVFRVYALDQLLSFTDVPTKPQVIDAMKGHILGYGELRGYFE, from the coding sequence ATGCGCATTTTTACACGGATACTTTTTGGCCTGCTCGTCTTGTTTGGGCTGTTTCTGATCGTAATGCATTTCAGAGCGAAATCGCAGCGTGACGATGAAGAAGCCTATTTGACTACCCTGCGAAAGAACATCACGGTTGCCAGCGGGTCGTTCCCACCCAATGGCGATATGCCGGTCAACTGTAGCTGTCGGGGAAGTGAAGCCTCTCCGGAGCTGGCTTGGGAAGGTGATCTGCCCGATGCCGAATCGTATGTTATTCTGGCCACCGACTACGACGTACCGACGCCCACCTTCCCACTTTTTAATCTCTCTCACTGGGTTCTTTACAATTTGCCCGCATCGGTCCATAGCCTTCCGGAAGCACTGACTACTGAACAGATGCAGCTGCTGGGGGGAAAAGTCGGTAAGAACTCAAGTGGAAGCCTTAAATTTATCGGTCCTTGTCCCCCGGCAGGTCGTCATGCCTACGTCTTTCGCGTGTACGCACTCGACCAGCTACTTTCCTTTACCGATGTACCTACCAAACCGCAGGTTATCGATGCCATGAAAGGACATATCCTAGGCTATGGGGAGCTAAGAGGTTACTTCGAGTGA
- a CDS encoding TonB-dependent receptor, which produces MKQVLRLTFLIGVLITPLFSSAQNAPIINATISGKVVDARTSEVLIGATVVIKGTTNGGPTNQNGEFSLITGQKLPFVVVVTFVGYQRKEVVLSGDHEEIRLEESANQLSDVVITSRRRQESAQDVPIPISVVSGVRAEDAGAFNVNRLKELVPSVQLYASNARNTTLNIRGLGSSFGLTNDGIDPGVGFYVDGVYYARPAATALDFVDIEQVEVLRGPQGTLFGKNTTAGAFNITTRAPSFQTGGTFETSYGNLNYMQAKASITGPLSKKLAARVSFSATQRDGTVYNTTTLKPTNTLNNLGYRVQLLYKPTEKVAITITGDNSRQRPDGYATVVAGVVTTKRAAYRQFNAIIADLGYTLPTTNPFDRITDADSPWRVNNDFGGASVNVDAKIGRGTLTSTTAWRYWVWDPSNDRDFTGLPVLTKSQGNSRHHQWTQEIRYAGQFSSRLSGVAGVFIIDQDLRSDPVQTEESGSAQWRFSQSSTSALWKTPGLFDGFGTNTTSRLKTLGAAVFGQVDWAISDKWHLLPGIRFNYDKKDVDYKRQTYGGLQTTDPALLALKNGLYTNQAFAFGVEENNFSGQLTLAYKASKQLNAYATYANSYKPVGVNLGGLPTANGVTLIDLARVKPEYVTHYEVGVKTRPTPGSTFNVTVYNTDIDDYQTQVQTAEVGVNRGYLANAEKVRVRGVELDGNIRVGNNFSLNGALTYTDGKYVSFKNAPVPLEETGGESAFKDISGGVLPGISKWAGSLGGEVSGAGKLLNLDGRFFLAIDGYYRSSFSSSPSPSAFLNIDGYTLFNARVGFRASNGMSILLWSRNVTNKNYFEQLLPAAGNAGQYAAVLGDPRTYGTTLRYTF; this is translated from the coding sequence ATGAAACAAGTTTTAAGGTTAACTTTTTTGATAGGTGTACTTATCACTCCTTTATTTTCATCCGCTCAGAATGCCCCTATCATTAATGCGACAATATCCGGAAAAGTTGTCGATGCCCGCACCAGTGAGGTGTTGATTGGGGCAACTGTTGTTATCAAAGGAACAACGAATGGCGGACCGACCAATCAAAACGGGGAATTCAGCCTGATTACCGGCCAGAAGCTTCCCTTTGTCGTTGTGGTAACCTTTGTAGGCTATCAGCGGAAAGAAGTCGTACTCAGTGGCGATCACGAAGAAATCAGACTTGAAGAGAGTGCCAACCAGTTGTCCGATGTTGTGATCACATCCAGACGTCGGCAGGAGTCGGCGCAGGATGTTCCCATTCCGATCTCGGTTGTGAGTGGTGTCCGCGCCGAAGATGCGGGTGCCTTCAACGTGAACCGACTGAAAGAGCTAGTTCCTTCGGTGCAGCTCTACGCGTCCAATGCGCGGAACACGACGCTCAACATTCGCGGGCTGGGGTCGAGCTTCGGGCTTACCAACGACGGTATCGATCCGGGCGTAGGATTCTACGTAGATGGCGTGTATTACGCTCGTCCGGCGGCAACCGCTCTTGACTTTGTCGACATTGAGCAGGTTGAAGTACTGCGGGGTCCTCAGGGAACGCTTTTTGGGAAAAATACCACAGCTGGTGCGTTTAACATTACGACCCGTGCGCCAAGTTTTCAGACCGGCGGTACGTTTGAGACAAGCTACGGTAATTTAAATTACATGCAGGCAAAGGCGTCGATAACCGGTCCGCTGAGCAAAAAACTGGCGGCACGCGTTTCATTTTCGGCAACCCAGCGGGATGGTACGGTCTACAACACCACCACGCTGAAACCAACCAATACCCTCAACAATTTGGGTTACCGAGTTCAACTGCTGTATAAGCCGACGGAAAAAGTCGCCATCACGATAACAGGCGATAACTCCCGCCAACGCCCCGACGGCTATGCGACAGTGGTTGCGGGTGTGGTGACTACGAAGCGGGCAGCTTACCGGCAATTCAATGCCATTATTGCCGATCTGGGTTATACGTTACCGACCACCAATCCATTCGACCGAATCACCGATGCCGATTCACCCTGGCGGGTCAACAATGATTTTGGCGGGGCTTCCGTCAATGTGGACGCTAAAATTGGACGAGGCACCCTGACGTCGACCACGGCCTGGCGTTACTGGGTCTGGGACCCCTCGAATGACCGGGATTTTACCGGTCTTCCCGTATTGACCAAATCGCAGGGTAATTCGAGACATCACCAGTGGACGCAGGAAATCCGATATGCCGGTCAGTTTTCGTCCCGGCTCAGCGGTGTGGCAGGAGTATTCATTATCGATCAGGACCTGCGATCGGACCCCGTTCAAACGGAAGAATCGGGATCAGCTCAATGGCGTTTTTCACAGAGTTCGACGAGTGCCTTATGGAAAACGCCCGGTCTGTTTGACGGCTTTGGTACCAATACCACGTCGCGACTTAAAACGTTAGGCGCAGCGGTATTTGGTCAGGTTGACTGGGCTATCTCCGATAAATGGCACCTGCTGCCTGGTATCCGGTTCAACTATGACAAGAAAGATGTCGATTATAAGCGTCAGACCTATGGAGGCCTGCAAACGACCGATCCGGCGTTGCTTGCCCTGAAAAATGGCCTTTACACGAATCAGGCGTTCGCGTTTGGGGTCGAAGAAAACAATTTTTCGGGCCAGCTGACATTAGCCTATAAAGCCAGTAAGCAGCTGAATGCCTATGCGACATACGCGAACAGCTACAAGCCGGTTGGGGTTAACCTGGGCGGTCTGCCTACGGCCAACGGAGTGACGCTGATTGATCTGGCCAGAGTGAAACCTGAATACGTGACGCACTACGAAGTAGGTGTAAAAACCCGCCCGACTCCCGGTTCTACCTTTAATGTTACGGTCTATAACACGGATATCGATGATTACCAAACGCAGGTGCAAACGGCGGAAGTGGGCGTGAACAGAGGGTATCTGGCTAACGCAGAGAAGGTACGTGTGCGGGGCGTTGAACTCGATGGGAACATCCGGGTCGGTAATAACTTCTCGTTAAACGGTGCGCTGACGTACACCGACGGCAAATACGTTTCTTTCAAAAATGCGCCTGTTCCCCTCGAAGAAACCGGTGGCGAGTCCGCATTTAAAGACATTTCGGGTGGTGTGTTGCCCGGCATCTCCAAATGGGCGGGTTCCCTGGGCGGAGAGGTGTCTGGTGCCGGGAAATTACTCAATCTGGATGGACGGTTTTTCCTGGCTATCGATGGCTATTACCGCTCCTCGTTCTCATCGAGTCCGTCACCATCGGCCTTTCTGAACATCGACGGCTACACGCTGTTTAACGCCAGAGTCGGTTTTCGGGCCTCCAACGGCATGTCTATTCTGCTCTGGTCCCGCAACGTAACGAACAAGAATTACTTCGAACAATTGCTGCCCGCGGCTGGTAATGCCGGTCAATACGCAGCCGTGCTTGGCGACCCCAGAACGTACGGCACGACGTTACGTTATACATTCTAA
- a CDS encoding TonB-dependent receptor, with protein sequence MRHFFLLILGSLLGISSVRAQIIIEGHVTDEKDQPLAGVTILIRGTKIGTVTQPDGHFRLPTTEELPLGISLSFIGYRRQDVAVRGGNFRSLSIKLVEETIVTREVIVAASRVPEDIQKASVTVEKLGVRQFQESPAASPFDALQNVKGVDLLTQSLTFKSVNMRGFGANNNNRFLQLNDGMDNRSPGLGFGFGTIAGIPDLDIESIEVIPGASSALYGPDALQGLMLTTSKNPFTYEGLSAQVKVGVNNVGKDGFGPKGYSDMAIRYARQLGNRFAIKLNFQRLSGTDFIADDYNDRSTRARTGFFATDTRRGDVATGIGYAPNNDPNTNLQYDGVNTYGDDINAGGAYKFSDTYANASLQGKLATRTGYTELGVIGNNGKVVNNRANVALHYKLSGNVEASLGWYYGNGNLIRTAGFREYFPDYHRHQFKAEIKGDNFLLRAYTTQQRAEGWNIGQTAVAINNSWKSLDQWATEFGQVYIENKVSAGLARSEADRGRYLPGSGVFNTVRDLFANTFNTDTVPGYKGAKGNRFRDNSSLWHYEGMYNFAGFQDVMDVIVGGSIRRYVLNTGGTAIPLQEDGSEYTINEYGAYLQVTKDVKINSTVSLKPTVAIRYDKNQYFDGGFTPRAAVVLSTGSHNFRASWQSAFRNPSPGQLFSVPTAGKGGEVGGSSLAIGSIGLAKSPVYRDSDVTDFIAGRITEAQLLSRAYNPATFTTEKIKTWEVGYKALIQNKLFVDAFFFHSNYKDFIAAQSFYQSNTGKVSDFESSTYRTLQINFNNTNEVFVNGGGIGLEYGLGRGFTLSGNFAYQVGTVTLRDAQGVVIKDNAGNDIVKRKMSNPEVAQKGRNFFNSPESRYNITLGNYRLTDRLGATITYRWTDRTWIEQGTTAGDVWLPAWTSLDAQVSYRMPSFKSVVKVGGTNVLNKYYAQGYGLAQIGGLYYVSITFDELFR encoded by the coding sequence ATGAGACATTTCTTTTTACTGATACTAGGGTCATTACTTGGCATAAGTAGTGTCCGGGCTCAGATCATTATCGAGGGGCACGTTACAGACGAAAAAGACCAGCCATTAGCGGGTGTTACGATACTGATTCGGGGGACAAAAATCGGAACGGTCACGCAACCAGATGGACACTTCAGACTACCAACCACCGAAGAGCTACCATTAGGAATCAGCCTTTCCTTTATTGGCTACCGCCGTCAGGACGTAGCCGTTCGGGGTGGTAATTTTCGGAGCCTTTCCATAAAGCTTGTCGAGGAAACGATCGTGACTCGTGAAGTGATCGTAGCCGCCAGTCGTGTTCCCGAAGACATTCAGAAAGCGTCGGTGACCGTCGAAAAGCTTGGCGTCCGTCAGTTCCAGGAGTCCCCGGCAGCCAGCCCTTTCGATGCGTTGCAAAACGTGAAAGGCGTTGACCTGCTGACCCAAAGCCTGACGTTTAAGTCCGTCAACATGCGGGGGTTTGGTGCCAACAACAACAACCGCTTTTTGCAACTAAACGATGGTATGGACAATCGTTCGCCGGGGTTAGGATTCGGTTTCGGTACTATAGCGGGTATTCCGGATCTGGACATCGAGAGTATCGAAGTGATTCCCGGTGCTTCGTCGGCGCTCTACGGACCAGATGCCTTGCAGGGCCTGATGCTGACAACCAGTAAAAACCCATTTACTTACGAAGGGCTCAGTGCACAGGTGAAGGTGGGTGTCAATAACGTTGGCAAAGACGGTTTTGGTCCGAAGGGTTACAGCGACATGGCCATCCGCTATGCCCGGCAGCTCGGCAACCGCTTTGCAATAAAACTGAACTTTCAGCGGCTCAGCGGCACCGACTTCATCGCCGACGATTACAATGACCGCTCGACCCGCGCCCGCACGGGCTTTTTCGCTACCGATACCCGGCGTGGTGATGTGGCTACGGGAATTGGCTACGCACCGAATAACGACCCGAACACAAATCTTCAGTATGATGGCGTGAACACCTACGGCGATGATATAAATGCCGGAGGGGCGTACAAATTTTCGGACACATACGCCAATGCATCGCTACAGGGTAAGTTGGCGACGCGCACTGGCTATACTGAATTAGGCGTCATAGGCAACAACGGAAAAGTTGTTAACAACCGCGCCAATGTTGCGCTGCATTACAAACTGTCGGGGAATGTAGAAGCATCGCTGGGCTGGTATTATGGCAACGGTAATTTAATCCGAACGGCTGGTTTCCGCGAATATTTCCCGGACTATCACCGTCATCAGTTCAAGGCCGAAATCAAAGGGGATAATTTTTTGCTGCGCGCCTACACCACGCAGCAGCGGGCAGAAGGCTGGAACATCGGTCAGACAGCCGTTGCGATTAACAATTCCTGGAAATCACTGGACCAGTGGGCCACTGAATTCGGGCAGGTTTACATTGAGAACAAGGTGAGCGCCGGACTGGCCCGCAGTGAAGCCGATCGAGGTCGTTATTTGCCGGGTTCGGGGGTCTTTAACACGGTTCGGGATTTGTTTGCCAATACGTTCAATACCGACACCGTTCCCGGCTATAAAGGGGCGAAGGGGAACCGGTTCCGCGATAATTCGTCTCTCTGGCACTACGAAGGCATGTATAATTTCGCGGGCTTTCAGGACGTGATGGATGTGATTGTGGGTGGGAGCATCCGGCGTTACGTACTGAATACAGGCGGCACTGCCATTCCATTGCAGGAAGACGGATCGGAGTACACCATCAATGAATACGGCGCTTACCTACAGGTAACTAAAGACGTAAAGATCAATTCTACTGTGTCGCTAAAACCGACAGTGGCCATTCGATACGATAAGAATCAATATTTCGATGGTGGGTTTACGCCGAGGGCCGCAGTGGTGCTGAGTACCGGGTCCCACAATTTCCGCGCGTCGTGGCAATCGGCTTTTCGGAATCCATCGCCGGGGCAGCTCTTTTCCGTGCCAACGGCGGGTAAAGGGGGTGAGGTGGGGGGATCATCGCTCGCGATCGGGTCGATTGGTTTGGCTAAGAGCCCGGTTTACCGCGACTCCGACGTTACTGATTTTATCGCGGGTCGGATCACCGAAGCACAGCTCCTCAGCCGTGCTTACAACCCGGCTACCTTTACAACCGAAAAGATCAAAACATGGGAGGTTGGGTACAAAGCATTGATCCAGAACAAACTGTTTGTCGATGCCTTCTTCTTCCACAGTAACTACAAGGACTTTATTGCCGCCCAGAGTTTCTACCAGTCGAATACGGGAAAAGTGTCTGATTTCGAGTCAAGTACGTATCGGACGCTGCAAATCAATTTCAATAATACCAACGAGGTTTTCGTGAATGGCGGGGGCATTGGTCTGGAGTATGGATTGGGTCGGGGCTTCACCCTGAGTGGAAATTTTGCCTATCAGGTTGGAACCGTAACGCTTCGTGACGCGCAGGGTGTCGTCATAAAGGACAACGCCGGTAATGACATTGTTAAACGAAAAATGAGTAACCCCGAAGTGGCCCAGAAGGGGCGTAACTTCTTCAACTCGCCCGAAAGCCGGTACAACATCACCCTTGGCAATTACCGATTGACCGACCGCCTGGGGGCAACGATTACCTACCGCTGGACCGACCGGACGTGGATTGAGCAGGGCACCACGGCAGGCGATGTCTGGCTACCCGCCTGGACCAGTCTTGACGCGCAGGTATCGTACCGGATGCCTAGTTTTAAATCGGTCGTTAAAGTCGGGGGAACGAATGTCCTGAACAAGTATTACGCGCAGGGCTATGGGCTGGCTCAGATCGGTGGCTTGTATTACGTGAGCATCACCTTCGATGAATTGTTCCGGTAG
- a CDS encoding ThuA domain-containing protein, whose amino-acid sequence MSRLDRQAIIALVFCLICVVSNTLAQTKTPNFNVIAFFTAKNDQAHISYVHEANRWFSEAAGRYNFAYDSTNNWDNLNADFLANYQIVLFLDTRPEKPAQREAFQRYMENGGAWMGFHFAGFALTPSAYPQNWDWYHNQFLGSGSYKSNTWRPTSAILRVDDRKHPATKGLPTTFSSAPNEWYCWTNDLRANPNIDILVSIDSTSFPLGTGPKPHEIWHSGYYPVVWTNKKYRMLYVNMGHNDIDYENKTNKELSSTFSSEAQNKLIITSLLWLGRASKSGRN is encoded by the coding sequence ATGTCCCGACTGGATAGGCAGGCCATTATCGCCCTTGTCTTCTGTTTGATTTGTGTCGTTTCGAATACGCTGGCACAAACCAAAACGCCGAACTTTAACGTCATCGCTTTTTTTACCGCCAAAAACGATCAGGCGCACATCAGCTACGTACACGAAGCTAATCGATGGTTTTCCGAAGCTGCCGGGCGGTATAACTTTGCCTACGATTCAACGAACAATTGGGATAATCTGAACGCCGATTTTCTGGCGAACTACCAGATCGTCCTGTTTTTAGACACTCGTCCCGAAAAGCCCGCCCAGCGCGAAGCCTTCCAACGATACATGGAGAACGGTGGTGCCTGGATGGGGTTTCACTTCGCGGGGTTTGCGCTGACGCCCTCCGCGTATCCGCAGAACTGGGATTGGTATCACAACCAGTTTCTTGGGTCAGGTTCGTATAAAAGCAATACCTGGCGACCAACGTCGGCGATTCTGCGGGTCGACGATCGAAAACATCCGGCTACGAAGGGTTTACCCACCACCTTCAGCTCAGCGCCTAACGAATGGTACTGCTGGACAAATGACTTGCGGGCTAATCCGAACATCGATATTTTAGTGTCGATCGATTCAACGAGCTTTCCGCTGGGAACTGGTCCCAAACCGCACGAAATATGGCACAGTGGCTATTATCCGGTCGTCTGGACGAACAAAAAATACCGGATGCTCTACGTGAACATGGGGCACAACGATATTGACTACGAGAACAAAACCAACAAAGAGCTGTCGTCCACGTTTAGCAGTGAAGCGCAGAATAAGCTGATCATTACTAGTTTATTGTGGCTGGGCCGCGCATCGAAATCGGGTCGTAACTGA
- a CDS encoding VOC family protein, with the protein MTFLSIEPFVPSGSNFQGSKQFFQELGFTINWDAGDYVGFERDGCKFILQKFDNVEFAQNLMLNVRIDNADEFWREVTQKQLPETFGIRISKPIEQPYGREVNLIDLAGVCWHFVE; encoded by the coding sequence ATGACGTTTCTATCAATTGAACCCTTCGTTCCGTCAGGAAGTAATTTTCAGGGATCGAAGCAGTTTTTTCAGGAATTAGGGTTCACGATCAATTGGGATGCCGGTGATTATGTTGGTTTTGAGCGGGACGGGTGTAAATTCATCTTACAGAAGTTTGACAACGTCGAGTTTGCCCAAAACCTCATGCTGAACGTTCGGATCGATAACGCCGATGAATTCTGGCGGGAGGTAACGCAAAAACAGCTACCGGAAACGTTTGGTATCCGAATCAGCAAACCGATCGAGCAACCCTACGGTCGCGAAGTGAACCTGATCGATCTGGCCGGGGTCTGCTGGCATTTTGTGGAGTAA
- a CDS encoding pPIWI_RE_Z domain-containing protein, with protein MNTQLISNYPTTVARPALSSLLRWQEPLATRLRYRHALPGMVANRLLNVELGLYLLAELLPLAPALSLPDLLNGQGPAYRQRTIWSPRQHRTLSQARVLLAPYRDRSVWFNALDKYATLSSDLRVYSLKNGAGWNPDVSSYVMRERLSLFQDALA; from the coding sequence ATGAACACTCAATTAATTTCCAACTATCCCACCACGGTTGCCCGCCCGGCCCTGTCCAGCCTACTGCGCTGGCAGGAGCCACTGGCAACGCGGCTACGCTACCGACACGCCCTCCCCGGCATGGTTGCCAACCGACTTCTCAACGTCGAACTGGGTCTGTACCTACTGGCTGAGTTGCTGCCCCTGGCACCAGCCTTGTCACTCCCCGATCTGCTTAACGGTCAGGGCCCGGCCTATCGCCAGCGGACAATCTGGTCGCCCCGGCAACATCGTACGCTGAGTCAGGCGCGGGTGCTGTTAGCCCCGTACCGCGATCGTAGTGTCTGGTTCAACGCATTGGACAAATACGCTACACTATCGTCAGACTTACGGGTGTACTCATTAAAAAATGGCGCTGGCTGGAATCCCGACGTGAGCAGCTACGTCATGCGTGAACGGCTAAGCCTGTTTCAGGATGCCCTGGCGTAG
- a CDS encoding pPIWI_RE_Z domain-containing protein has translation MNTFFRPHPNRAVSSPQAIFPPLNASVEWTVAAVSTRPSKRTALSAGQLLDVELGLFLLSQLLPSASPEALPSLLTDTTSSFLDRPTWTPKQHKLLNRGRLLLGHIQQGTAWSAMLDAYTTIPDRLQAYDISADRSRFCEKTVGFFRNRIITLKQMVS, from the coding sequence ATGAACACTTTCTTTCGCCCTCACCCAAACCGCGCCGTAAGCTCCCCGCAGGCGATTTTCCCACCGCTGAACGCGTCCGTAGAATGGACCGTAGCTGCTGTGTCAACCCGCCCGTCGAAGCGGACCGCGTTATCCGCCGGTCAGTTGTTAGACGTTGAACTAGGCTTGTTTCTGTTGTCGCAACTGCTTCCGTCGGCGTCTCCGGAAGCCCTGCCCAGTTTACTGACCGACACTACGTCTTCGTTCCTCGATCGGCCTACCTGGACGCCGAAACAACATAAACTACTGAATCGGGGCCGGCTCTTACTGGGTCATATTCAACAGGGAACGGCCTGGTCGGCCATGCTGGATGCCTACACGACCATACCCGATCGCCTGCAAGCCTACGACATCAGCGCCGACCGGAGCCGGTTCTGCGAAAAGACGGTCGGTTTTTTCCGCAATCGCATCATTACGCTGAAGCAGATGGTGAGCTGA
- a CDS encoding helix-turn-helix transcriptional regulator, which yields MPITRSAFQRYRLIDEIISRYPRQFSKQKLFDLCRDKCGIRSISSLEKDIQRLREDHDAPIAYDKRRNGYYYTDPQFRLLRLMLSPDDMEALDYAREVLTATQGASVAGELANALQKVRQSLDIIREVKTEGLTRRVVYVEERVLGGNRHYVPVLIRAINQNRQIAFRYLKHETAVADHDAFAEVPRMRTLHPILLREVADSWYVIGYDEPTGKERTFALDRMSDLEITDEFCAVPPDVLTNVSELFEHIYGITDSSGPVEDVLLSFSPLFGRYVKAKPIHQTQEVVRDTDSECVVRLRLAPNRDLLMHLRSYGEHLTVLQPASLANELKESLMATLARY from the coding sequence ATGCCCATAACCCGCTCGGCCTTTCAACGGTACCGACTGATTGACGAAATCATCAGCCGCTATCCGCGCCAGTTTTCTAAACAGAAACTCTTCGATCTGTGCCGGGACAAATGCGGCATTCGCTCGATCTCGTCGTTGGAGAAAGACATCCAGCGGTTGCGCGAAGACCACGACGCGCCCATTGCCTACGACAAGCGACGCAACGGCTACTATTATACTGATCCTCAGTTTCGGCTGCTACGGCTCATGCTCTCGCCGGATGACATGGAAGCACTCGACTACGCCCGCGAAGTGCTGACGGCCACACAGGGGGCATCGGTGGCGGGTGAACTGGCCAACGCGTTGCAGAAAGTGCGGCAGAGTCTGGACATTATCCGGGAAGTGAAAACCGAAGGCTTGACCCGCCGGGTCGTATACGTGGAAGAGCGCGTGCTGGGTGGAAACCGGCATTACGTTCCCGTCCTGATCCGGGCTATCAACCAGAATCGACAGATTGCGTTTCGTTACCTGAAACACGAAACCGCCGTGGCTGACCACGATGCGTTTGCGGAAGTCCCCAGAATGCGGACTTTGCATCCGATTCTGCTGCGTGAAGTGGCCGACAGCTGGTACGTGATCGGCTACGACGAGCCAACCGGAAAAGAGCGAACCTTCGCGCTCGATCGGATGAGTGACCTGGAAATTACGGATGAGTTCTGCGCAGTTCCGCCCGATGTGTTGACAAACGTGAGCGAACTGTTCGAGCATATTTATGGCATCACCGACAGCAGCGGCCCCGTTGAAGACGTATTACTATCGTTTTCGCCCTTGTTTGGCCGCTACGTAAAGGCCAAACCAATTCACCAGACCCAGGAAGTCGTGCGGGATACTGACAGCGAGTGTGTAGTACGGCTCCGGCTGGCTCCCAATCGCGATTTGCTCATGCACCTGCGCAGCTACGGCGAACACCTGACGGTCTTGCAACCCGCCAGTCTGGCAAATGAACTAAAGGAGTCGCTGATGGCTACGCTAGCCCGGTACTAA
- a CDS encoding YdeI/OmpD-associated family protein — MISFTTILLKFDKKGEKTGWTYIELPIDGTTALKPGRKTTFRVKGMLDDYPIKQVALIPMGQSNGSEGGFIMAINATMRRGIGKEAGATVRVELEADDSPILLSTDFVDCLQDDPAALTFFDTLPKGHQNYFSKWIDDAKTPETKASRIAKALRGLSMRMGYSEMIRYFKNQT, encoded by the coding sequence ATGATTTCCTTTACGACGATTTTACTGAAGTTCGACAAAAAAGGCGAGAAAACCGGCTGGACGTACATCGAACTACCGATTGACGGTACAACGGCCCTGAAGCCTGGTCGGAAAACCACCTTTCGAGTCAAGGGAATGCTGGATGACTACCCGATAAAACAGGTGGCACTGATCCCGATGGGCCAATCCAACGGGTCGGAGGGCGGTTTCATCATGGCCATCAATGCGACCATGCGTCGGGGTATCGGGAAAGAAGCGGGCGCAACAGTACGGGTCGAATTAGAGGCTGATGATTCACCAATCCTGCTGTCGACCGATTTTGTCGATTGTTTACAGGACGATCCGGCTGCACTGACATTTTTTGACACGTTACCCAAAGGACACCAGAATTACTTCAGCAAATGGATAGATGATGCGAAAACGCCCGAAACCAAGGCTAGCCGCATTGCCAAAGCCTTGCGGGGTCTATCGATGAGAATGGGTTACAGCGAGATGATCCGGTATTTCAAAAACCAGACGTGA
- a CDS encoding NAD(P)-dependent oxidoreductase, translating into MNIAFIGLGQMGQAIAHNLLKRNHTLTVFNRSRAKADTLIQAGAHWADTPASAVAEAEVVFTMLSDDAALHEVALGEFGFLAALPEGAIHISCSTISPETARQLAEQHQTRKTKYVACPVFGKPDAAQAAKLWLCTSGNQGAKENVRPLLDLIGQGVYDFGDEVGAANVVKLAGNFLLGCAIEAMAEAFTLGEKNGVARSAMYDLFSNTLFASPVYKNYGKLIADEVYQPVGASPALIRKDMRLLLDVAQKSLVPMPFGMVVFQQLTATVAKGVPDIDWAGFAGEVSENAGVGKR; encoded by the coding sequence ATGAACATTGCTTTTATTGGGCTGGGCCAGATGGGCCAGGCAATCGCTCACAATCTGCTGAAAAGGAATCATACGCTAACCGTCTTTAACCGCAGCCGCGCCAAAGCGGATACACTGATACAGGCTGGCGCTCATTGGGCCGACACGCCCGCGAGTGCCGTGGCTGAAGCCGAGGTCGTGTTTACAATGCTCAGCGACGATGCCGCCTTACACGAGGTTGCCCTCGGCGAGTTCGGTTTTCTGGCCGCGCTACCCGAAGGAGCCATTCACATTTCCTGTAGCACCATTTCGCCCGAAACGGCCCGCCAGTTGGCCGAACAGCACCAAACCCGGAAGACGAAGTATGTGGCCTGCCCCGTATTTGGTAAACCGGATGCGGCTCAGGCGGCTAAATTATGGCTATGCACGTCGGGCAATCAGGGCGCTAAAGAGAACGTTCGTCCGTTGCTCGATCTGATCGGGCAGGGGGTCTACGACTTTGGTGATGAGGTTGGTGCGGCTAACGTGGTAAAACTGGCGGGTAATTTCCTGCTCGGCTGTGCCATCGAAGCAATGGCCGAAGCGTTCACGTTAGGCGAAAAAAACGGTGTTGCCCGCAGTGCCATGTATGACCTGTTCAGCAATACCCTCTTTGCGTCGCCCGTCTACAAAAACTACGGCAAATTGATCGCCGACGAAGTATATCAGCCCGTTGGCGCGTCACCGGCCTTGATTCGGAAAGATATGCGTTTGCTACTTGATGTTGCCCAAAAATCGCTGGTGCCGATGCCGTTCGGGATGGTTGTGTTCCAGCAGTTGACGGCTACCGTCGCCAAAGGTGTTCCCGACATCGACTGGGCGGGTTTTGCCGGTGAAGTATCAGAAAATGCGGGCGTTGGGAAGCGGTAA